A stretch of Channa argus isolate prfri chromosome 16, Channa argus male v1.0, whole genome shotgun sequence DNA encodes these proteins:
- the LOC137100938 gene encoding uncharacterized protein isoform X2: MHKSQPYKGKIFLLFIIVVIFIFISFVRSPGTNWSIPKPRGAQKTCPYQVSEQTITPLINTDHFLVSAYTDQRVNGFSIRIIGIFKRDAIQTLHCVFCCEGHLSTTTPTTILPHSDHFGFPFDTTDVMCQVPSNCDATHVTLLTQPDGVKALNHSWLPIRNKNMKVENKIHFNFTVCISTLFDKYNNVLQFAQTLEIYRLLGVNRVVVYNTSSGPDLDRLLRSYNHGGFLEVVPWPIDQYLRPSSGWLFSQYGGDLHYFGQLTTLNECIYRSMDRSRYVLLNDIDEIIMPYQHNNLMSLMDMLQQQHPNAGVFLIENHVFPKKPFEQSKKSPLPTWKGVPGYNILEHIYREEPDRKSFHPYKMIVQPRFVEQTSVHDVLKMSGEKVKVPPEVCHIIHCPISTPRQCPLEQLYVDTRLWDFKDNLIPRVNEMLTRGGLLKSTGKS; encoded by the exons ATGCACAAGAGTCAACCATACAAAGGGAAGATCTTCCTGCTCTTCATTATTGtcgtcatcttcatcttcatcagctTTGTGAGATCACCTGGGACTAATTGGTCGATTCCAAAGCCACGTGGGGCTCAAAAGACTTGTCCCTATCAGGTGTCTGAGCAGACCATCACCCCTCTCATCAACACAGATCATTTTCTGGTATCGGCCTACACGGACCAGAGAGTGAATGGGTTCAGTATACGGATCATCGGCATATTTAAAAGAGACGCCATCCAAACccttcactgtgttttctgctgtgaaGGCCACTTATCCACTACAACTCCAACAACAATTTTACCTCACTCAGACCACTTTGGTTTTCCCTTTGACACTACAGATGTCATGTGTCAAGTTCCTTCTAACTGTGATGCTACACATGTCACTCTGCTGACTCAGCCCGATGGTGTGAAGGCATTGAACCACAGTTGGCTCCcgataagaaacaaaaatatgaaagtggAGAATAAGATTCACTTTAACTTCACAGTCTGCATTTCCACACTGTTTGACAAATACAACAACGTGCTTCAGTTTGCACAAACTCTGGAGATTTACAG GTTGCTGGGTGTGAACAGGGTGGTGGTCTATAACACCAGCAGTGGTCCGGACCTCGACCGCCTATTGCGGAGCTACAATCACGGGGGCTTCTTGGAGGTGGTTCCTTGGCCCATTGATCAGTATCTGAGGCCGTCTTCTGGCTGGCTCTTCTCACAGTACGGAGGGGATTTGCACTACTTTGGCCAGCTGACTACACTCAATGAGTGCATTTACAGATCCATGGATCGGTCACGCTATGTCCTGCTGAATGACATAGATGAGATAATAATGCCATACCAACACAACAACCTGATGAGCCTGATGGACATGCTCCAACAGCAACATCCAAAT GCAGGAGTGTTCCTGATTGAGAATCATGTCTTCCCCAAGAAACCCTTtgagcaaagtaaaaaaagccCCCTGCCCACCTGGAAAGGGGTCCCAGGCTACAATATTCTGGAGCACATCTACAGGGAGGAGCCTGATAGAAAGTCGTTTCACCCTTACAAGATGATAGTTCAGCCACG GTTTGTGGAGCAGACCTCAGTACATGATGTGCTTAAGATGTCTGGAGAAAAGGTCAAGGTCCCACCAGAGGTCTGTCATATCATTCACTGCCCAATCAGCACCCCGAGACAGTGTCCACTGGAGCAGCTCTACGTGGACACCCGACTGTGGGACTTTAAAGACAATCTTATACCAAGAGTGAACGAGATGCTGACGAGAGGGGGTCTGTTGAAATCCACAGGAAAAAGCTGA
- the LOC137100939 gene encoding uncharacterized protein: MHKSQPYKGKIFLLFIIVVIFIFIFISFVRSPGTNWSIPKPHGAQKTCPYQVSEQTITPLINTDHFLVSAYTDQRVNGFSIRIIGIFKRDAIQTLHCVFCCEGHLSTTTPTTILPHSDHFGFPFDTTDVMCQVPSNCDATHVTLLTQPYGVKALNHSWLPIRNKNMKVENKIHFNFTVCISTLFDKYNNVLQFAQTLEIYRLLGVNRVVVYNTSSGPDLDRLLRSYNHGGFLEVIPWPIDQYLRPSSGWLFSQYGGDLHYFGQLTTLNECIYRSMDRSRYVLLNDIDEIIMPYQHNNLMSLMDMLQQQHPNAGVFLIESHVFPKKPFEQSKKSPLPTWKGVPGNNILERIYREEPDRKSFHPYKMIVQPRFVEQTSVHDVLKMSGEKVKVPPEVCHIIHCPTRAPIQGELEQLYVDTRLWDFKDNLIPRVNEMLTRGGLLNSTGKS, translated from the exons ATGCACAAGAGTCAACCATACAAAGGGAAGATCTTCCTGCTCTTCATTATTGtcgtcatcttcatcttcatcttcatcagctTTGTGAGATCACCTGGGACTAATTGGTCGATTCCAAAGCCACATGGGGCTCAAAAGACTTGTCCCTATCAGGTGTCTGAGCAGACCATCACCCCTCTCATCAACACAGATCATTTTCTGGTATCGGCCTACACGGACCAGAGAGTGAATGGGTTCAGTATACGGATCATCGGCATATTTAAAAGAGACGCCATCCAAACccttcactgtgttttctgctgtgaaGGCCACTTATCCACTACAACTCCAACAACAATTTTACCTCACTCAGACCACTTTGGTTTTCCCTTTGACACTACAGATGTCATGTGTCAAGTTCCTTCTAACTGTGATGCTACACATGTCACTCTGCTGACTCAGCCCTATGGTGTGAAGGCATTGAACCACAGTTGGCTCCcgataagaaacaaaaatatgaaagtggAGAATAAGATTCACTTTAACTTCACAGTCTGCATTTCCACACTGTTTGACAAATACAACAACGTGCTTCAGTTTGCACAAACTCTGGAGATTTACAG GTTGCTGGGTGTGAACAGGGTGGTGGTCTATAACACCAGCAGTGGTCCGGACCTCGACCGCCTATTGCGGAGCTACAATCACGGGGGCTTCTTGGAGGTGATTCCTTGGCCCATTGATCAGTATCTGAGGCCGTCTTCTGGCTGGCTCTTCTCACAGTACGGAGGGGATTTGCACTACTTTGGCCAGCTGACTACACTCAATGAGTGCATTTACAGATCCATGGATCGGTCGCGCTATGTCCTGCTGAATGACATAGATGAGATAATAATGCCATACCAACACAACAACCTGATGAGCCTGATGGACATGCTCCAACAGCAACATCCAAAT GCAGGAGTGTTCCTGATTGAGAGTCATGTCTTTCCCAAGAAACCCTTtgagcaaagtaaaaaaagccCCCTGCCCACCTGGAAAGGGGTCCCAGGCAACAATATTCTGGAGCGCATCTACAGGGAGGAGCCTGATAGAAAGTCGTTTCACCCTTACAAGATGATAGTTCAGCCACG GTTTGTGGAGCAGACCTCAGTACATGATGTGCTTAAGATGTCTGGAGAAAAGGTCAAGGTCCCACCAGAGGTCTGTCATATCATTCACTGCCCAACCAGAGCCCCGATACAAGGGGAGCTGGAGCAGCTCTATGTGGACACCCGACTGTGGGACTTTAAAGACAATCTGATACCAAGAGTGAACGAGATGCTGACTAGAGGGGGTCTGTTGAACTCCACAGGAAAAAGTTGA
- the LOC137100938 gene encoding uncharacterized protein isoform X1 yields the protein MSALVKFSVVPQLCIRRRIFLCLWLAVCLILDRMHKSQPYKGKIFLLFIIVVIFIFISFVRSPGTNWSIPKPRGAQKTCPYQVSEQTITPLINTDHFLVSAYTDQRVNGFSIRIIGIFKRDAIQTLHCVFCCEGHLSTTTPTTILPHSDHFGFPFDTTDVMCQVPSNCDATHVTLLTQPDGVKALNHSWLPIRNKNMKVENKIHFNFTVCISTLFDKYNNVLQFAQTLEIYRLLGVNRVVVYNTSSGPDLDRLLRSYNHGGFLEVVPWPIDQYLRPSSGWLFSQYGGDLHYFGQLTTLNECIYRSMDRSRYVLLNDIDEIIMPYQHNNLMSLMDMLQQQHPNAGVFLIENHVFPKKPFEQSKKSPLPTWKGVPGYNILEHIYREEPDRKSFHPYKMIVQPRFVEQTSVHDVLKMSGEKVKVPPEVCHIIHCPISTPRQCPLEQLYVDTRLWDFKDNLIPRVNEMLTRGGLLKSTGKS from the exons ATGTCAGCGCTTGTAAAATTTTCTGTTGTTCCTCAGCTCTGCATCAGGAGGAGAATATTCTTGTGTTTGTG GTTGGCAGTCTGTCTCATCTTGGACAGGATGCACAAGAGTCAACCATACAAAGGGAAGATCTTCCTGCTCTTCATTATTGtcgtcatcttcatcttcatcagctTTGTGAGATCACCTGGGACTAATTGGTCGATTCCAAAGCCACGTGGGGCTCAAAAGACTTGTCCCTATCAGGTGTCTGAGCAGACCATCACCCCTCTCATCAACACAGATCATTTTCTGGTATCGGCCTACACGGACCAGAGAGTGAATGGGTTCAGTATACGGATCATCGGCATATTTAAAAGAGACGCCATCCAAACccttcactgtgttttctgctgtgaaGGCCACTTATCCACTACAACTCCAACAACAATTTTACCTCACTCAGACCACTTTGGTTTTCCCTTTGACACTACAGATGTCATGTGTCAAGTTCCTTCTAACTGTGATGCTACACATGTCACTCTGCTGACTCAGCCCGATGGTGTGAAGGCATTGAACCACAGTTGGCTCCcgataagaaacaaaaatatgaaagtggAGAATAAGATTCACTTTAACTTCACAGTCTGCATTTCCACACTGTTTGACAAATACAACAACGTGCTTCAGTTTGCACAAACTCTGGAGATTTACAG GTTGCTGGGTGTGAACAGGGTGGTGGTCTATAACACCAGCAGTGGTCCGGACCTCGACCGCCTATTGCGGAGCTACAATCACGGGGGCTTCTTGGAGGTGGTTCCTTGGCCCATTGATCAGTATCTGAGGCCGTCTTCTGGCTGGCTCTTCTCACAGTACGGAGGGGATTTGCACTACTTTGGCCAGCTGACTACACTCAATGAGTGCATTTACAGATCCATGGATCGGTCACGCTATGTCCTGCTGAATGACATAGATGAGATAATAATGCCATACCAACACAACAACCTGATGAGCCTGATGGACATGCTCCAACAGCAACATCCAAAT GCAGGAGTGTTCCTGATTGAGAATCATGTCTTCCCCAAGAAACCCTTtgagcaaagtaaaaaaagccCCCTGCCCACCTGGAAAGGGGTCCCAGGCTACAATATTCTGGAGCACATCTACAGGGAGGAGCCTGATAGAAAGTCGTTTCACCCTTACAAGATGATAGTTCAGCCACG GTTTGTGGAGCAGACCTCAGTACATGATGTGCTTAAGATGTCTGGAGAAAAGGTCAAGGTCCCACCAGAGGTCTGTCATATCATTCACTGCCCAATCAGCACCCCGAGACAGTGTCCACTGGAGCAGCTCTACGTGGACACCCGACTGTGGGACTTTAAAGACAATCTTATACCAAGAGTGAACGAGATGCTGACGAGAGGGGGTCTGTTGAAATCCACAGGAAAAAGCTGA